The DNA window ctcaatttcaaaatttaatttggCCAAAGTTCATAGTTTTAGGAAGTAATATCCCTAAAAGAAATTTCTCAAACCACTATCGAGATGAAACCAGGGACGGAGCCAGGATTTGACGAGAGGAGGGgcaaaaatatttcatatttgttAGGATGACAAGGGGCATTTAAAAgagaatttaaaataaattttaaatttgaagaaaaattccATAAGTATAGATTTTTGaggaggggcaaatgccccaccaATTATCCAAGTAGATCTGCCCATGGTCATGGAACGGTGGGTGGCCAGATAGAATCGAGGGTGCAATACAATCTTGTTTGGGCGCACGTCTGGGTGGCTGCGTTGCGGGTGTCATGAGGACAATAAATGTGCTTTGGCtagaaattactccctccgtccatcaaTAAGTGTCCCATTTTACTACTTTCGTCCATCCACCAATATATATCTCATTgctattattctctcttacttttcaacacaatttcttaattttcgtgcaAAAAAATTGACTCAACTTAATTagaacggagggaatatatttttttaaattcgtgcTAAATCAAATTGACCTTATATTAGTGGACCGAGGGACTATTAAAATAGTGAGATTTTATTAAATTACAATATTGAAAATAGAGAATATATTTCGATGTTGATCCTTCTATCTTTTTCATAAATGTATTTAAGGAATTAAAGACTAAGATTTGTTAGTTGGAATTAAATTAGAATCGAGATTTGATTGCGAGAATCTTTTGAGTGGGACTCAAATCTAAAGTGTTAGATACTGATGACGTCATGTTTGGCAACAAAAAACACGTGTCTTGTTCAGCGGTCTTTCCTCATCTTCTTTTCAAGCCGCCGgtttttctcattttcattgACCCGGTCTCCGGTTTAGTTTTCAACCCAGTCTCCGGTTTACTTTTACTccttttaatgatttttttctCGAATCTTCATGCTCATAGTCAACTAAATTCGGCTTATTTTTCCATATAGAAATCTAGAAAATTAGATTCGATCCCTATTTTTCTATGTGTAATGAATGATTGAACGTGTATTATGTGTttgattttcatatttttttacttcTATTCTACGTGACTAAGGTGCGATTTTTCAACTTCATTATTCAAAAGAGTGAGATTTCATTATAAAGTGTGGCCCAATCTCATTCAGCGAATCTGAAAAAATATTATCACAAATGTCTAAAAAGTATTAATCATATTTATATTACTgttaacttttttaaaaaaaaattatccctTAAACCTTGAAGGTATAactttttgaaatttatacTTATAACTTTTTCAAAGTTTTAttgtagtatataaaaatataatgtgcaaatatatatatgtagataATAAACAAATACACTTGTATTTTTTCAGTATATTTAGTTTAGATTTGAAAGCAGggattaccaaattaaaatcaTGAATAAACTAGTGACTTTTAGTTTTGATTAGGGTCTCACAAGAAAGTCCCAacaattatacatatataaaaccTCATCAATAAAATGCCTTTTAATTATAGTGGAGCAAGCTTTGATGTTGcacactatttatattttaccaTCTTGGCACTTATTTTATCTATGTGCTTACATGTTCAAAACACATACTTCAAAACACATACTTCAATAGTAATGAAATTTTGAAGTAATTAAatattccatccgtcccaactaagttgatacaaaatttttgggcacaaagattaagaaattgtgttaaaaaatatgagaaatgaataaagtaagaaatatatAGAGAGTgtaaagtaggtgatggaaTAAGAGTGCTTGGATGTTTTGATTTTAgtcaaattaaaaagaaaatgactcaacttaattgaaACGTCTCaaaaaatacgactcaacttaattgggacgtagggagtacaAGATTTAATGAAGCAACTCCTGTCTTTGAGTATGAATAATGATGATACTTGCAAGCttgaaagaaaattttaatcattttactAATCAAGAATCCAAGATGTATTGTTGAATTGAAGTGAGTTGAGACATTAGTGTTGAGTCAAGTCAACTACTAGCTATAAAAGAAGGGTTGAAGGTCTAGACcaattcaaattattttgaCATCTTCTGCATTGCTACAGAAGAAAGAAGACATTTCgtgatttatttgaaattttgctGATGCCttataagagtgtccactataaggtggacacgcccaatagccccgccccagtttttgtctatagccccagttttgttgtccatagtcccaaaattctatttccgccactatagtggacacctccaatagcccaaaattttataaataaaataatcgcattataaataaatagaaaactaGGTAATTATTAgagccgaatattcgttgtatttcAAACCGGTAAAATGTTACAACgaatatgtaaaataaaatacaactaaaaattcCGCCACCgcctactcggtgtcggagtcggcttcctcgtcgtcgtcttcttctccttctcctccttctctctcgctgctgccggccgcggtttCCCCAGGAGCATTATCAACAGaccccagtcgactctcaatccgagtgatgagccgcttgtagacgttcctgaggtacgggtcagtttcccctgcgtatttgctgcatacgtcttgcagttgttgcatcaactgcacgtctatggtattggccaatacctcgtggggttgcaccgtgggcAGTGGGATTGGGGCAGACTGGGGGAAGCGCGATCCGGACGCGGCCGCCGATATGTGGGAGGCACTTCTAccccctctggcgctgcggatagaggctTGTTGTCCCGGGGGCCGTCGTCGCCTTATGTGAGTCGCGGCTGACTCTTCTACTTGctcgtcggactgctcgaactcgtgcgagccgctCCCACTGCTGTATTGCCCGGCAAGGTTGTACCTTGTGCGCTTCGGGCCAGGAGCTGTGCCCACCTCTTGCGCGacgatcgacctgaatttcggactatccgcgaggacaagatactcctcccacaaggtgaacttcggctGGCCCGTCTTGCGGTATTGGCCCTCCGACAGGGTCTTCACATCAGCtgcgcttcggccactctcggcgtggcgaaggttgttctcgtagATGGACGCGAACAGCTTGGTAGCCCGCAGAATCCTACCGACCTTTTTTCggatctgttctgggtcgcgTTTCTCAGCGCAGTCGGGCTTGAATTCCTCGTATGCCCCActgacgcgcctccaaaagctccccgaatcctgatcggtgcccaccacGGGGTCCGAAGTGATAGAATCCCTCGccttcgccacggcaatgctctcgGCTTTGGTGTATGGCTTGCCGCGGCTGGACCCCTCGCCACGGCTAACGCCGGCGTCACTGGCCGAGCTACTCGCAATGCCAGCCCAGCTGCCCGAGCGTCCACGACTGCCGCCGGTGCCacgactgccgcctccgcccctaCCGCCACCAGGGCCCCGGCGTGTCTGGGATGCCGccagaactgagcagacccatcatagtatcaaatgcgtcttgatctgcttcggtgatcggagattggctggcttggaaaggggaacccggccgcggctggtgaagcgcgtctaggttgggtctgtaatccccaaatgcggaacgactcagattccgctgtaaaggaggcggcgttggagaagacctccacggctgagatggatgaaggggtggactcgatgcccacggtgggggagattgattccaattCCAATACTGGGACGGAGTCCCGCCATATCCGGCAAAACCCGACGGCTGTGATGGATTGgtgtcatatcccgattcctcagAGTCGGGTGAGTCGTCGTTTCCTCGATTCATTTTTTTAGAGAGTAGTTGTGTggatagtgagtggatggattttgtgaaaatggtaaaaataagTAGAGGTggtgtggtatttatagaggggaTGGTGGAAAAACGTCAAATTTCTCGTTGCCGGCGAAATCGCCGCGGCGGTTCAATGCACTATagccgccgcgcctataggcgcggctatacaCCCCTCGGCGCGACATCGCCCCGCACACGGCGATCGCGCGTCCGCCGCGTCTCCCACCCCTCGCCGCGTCCAGCCCGCGGCTATCTACCTTCTCCACTATAATCCGCGGCCCCACCGCCGCGCCGCGCACGCTCTTATAAGAGTGTCCACCATGGGAcgctcgcggctatagccgcgggttggggcggtGGACGGGCGGTTTATAGTGGCGAGCGCGTCCGCCccgggggtggacgcggcggacGTGGCGGGGGTGGGCGGACGACGATCGCCGGGTTCGGGGCGAAGACGCGGCGGGGGTGGgcatagccgcgcctataggcgcggcgattATAGTGGGGGCATTAGCCGCGGCGCATGCGGCGGAATTTTTTTGATAGTTTAAAATGGAGGTTTAAAATGGAGGTTCTGATAGTTTAAAATGGAGGTTTGAAATGATGAGAGAGAATTTGTTCAGCCAATTTTGATAGTTTAAAATGGAGGTTTTGATCCGCTTTTAGATTTAAATTTAGTCTAATTTTACGATGAAATATgattaattattcgttgtataattttaccggtttgcaatacaacgaatattcggccctaattaccttgttttctagttatttacactgcaattatttaaattacacttgattaaaactaaaaatattttaaaataaaaattgattataaaatttgggggctattggaggtgtccactatagtggcggaaatagaattttggggctgtggacaaaaaactggggctatggacaaaaaactggggcgtggctattgggcgtgtccgccttatagtggacaccctaagtgATACTTAAGAATATAGATGTAGGTAGTGTATAAAAATACTTTCAGTAACTAAATTCGAGTAataactagagaccaaatctgatTAACCATTAGATTAAAACTGGAAGGACGACATTATGAATACATTTTTAGTTACCAATTAGGTCATTATAAGATCATCTTACTTCAGGTGAATGGTACCGTAATGAACAAAAACGATCTAAAAATAACATTATATATTATAAGCTAAATCGATCTAAAAATAATCTAATtgatatctgaaaatgactttTGTGTTCGGGTATGTAGCAACACATTAGAATTTAGTTATTGAATTTAGTTTTGATGAATTTTATTAAAGTTTGTTGgagattataaaaataatttaataggtTTAAAATTAGTATTCTACAATATTTTTTGAGCCCACTCCATACTAGCAAGATACACCTATTTGGTTAACTTCTTCAGTTTCATTTCATACTATATATGTTTTCCAACACTAGAATATTATGTCCACAAAAAAAAgcaaattttcatttttgatttttcactaaaattgtttttaatCTATTTATAGTAGTAAGGTTTTCTCTCTAATTCATAATTCACgatcattttaataattttttctctattttttaaaatattttatcgtttttatattaaaattcatgttatcAAATAGTATTaagattatttttaaattatacagAGATGGGAATAGATTTATTGAATTCTTTAACTATATTTAGATAGAGAAAAGAAGAATTGAATGCAAAGGTCTAGTCAATCAAAGCTCAAGATCCAAGGCTAGTCAACTAGAAATGACCactcaatttcatttttcactatttccttttttaacCTTTTTCCCACCAGGATTTTCACCTCAGCAGACATGAAATCAGACCGAATTTCACACGGCAACCATTGCCCGTACACCGCTGTCCCAAAATCATTATTAAACCAACCAGATTTTgccaccaattttttttattgtgtttcaAGAGTTGAAACTGTCAGATGCAAGCGACAAGTCGGATATAATTCGAACTAGATTTGCAAAGATTTCCCCTGTCTCTGCTTTTTGTCTTTTCGTTTCCCTAAAGCagatctctttctctctctgtgATCTTCCAATCCCACCATTCATTGCCACCgccccatatatatatacaaaactctGCCCTTCTTTTCCCGAACGTATATTCTTCCGCTCCCAGGCATTTATTGTTGCAATCGAGCTGTGGGAGATTTCACTCATAATTTCTAGATTGATTTAAGGCAGCTGAGGTGTTTGTGGAAAAGCCCACAAGACGAAAATGGCTGTTGAAGATATCGGGAGCGGTTGCTCGTCAAGCGGTGATCAAGAATTCCATGTTCTCGCGGTGGATGACAGTATTATTGATCGGAAGGTCATCGAGCGGTTGCTCAAGATTTCTTGCTGCAAaggtgtgtgtgtttgtgtttttcagCTCTGTATGTTCCTTTGTGTTTGTGTGATTTTGCTTTGGTTGGTTGCTAAAGTTGCTTTGATTGTGATTTGCAGTGACTGCTGTGGACAGTGGGAGTAGAGCTCTGCAGTATTTGGGGATAGATGGGGAGAGAAGCTCTCTTGGATTTGATGTAAGTCGTAAgaacatacaaaatgtttctcCAAATTTCTTACTTTGCTGTTCATTGTTTGGATCATCgatttaaaaattgaatctttattcACTTGGGTTCTTGAAAAATTCTGGATTTTGAGCTGGGTCAGTCTCAATTTTGCTTAACCTTACTCTGTAACAGAAAGATGATGTTATCTTATAACTGTGTCTTTAGCAGAATATTAGATTCTGATGTATGAGTATTTGTTTCAGGAGTTGAAGGTGAATTTGATTATTACAGACTATTCTATGCCTGGAATGACTGGATATGAGCTTCTCAAAAAGATTAAGGTTGGTGTTTTATATCTTTCGAGGGATCAAATCTGCTTCGATTCAAAACTGAGACTGTATTTGGGAGCATAAATTGTGTTTTTATCTGCATCCTTTTAGATGATAACATGTTGTATGTCTTCCTCTTTTGACAGGGCTCCACCAAGTTGAGGCAAATACCGGTAGTGATCATGTCATCTGAGAACATTTTGGCTCGAATTGATAGGTATTTTTCTCATTGATTTAGGTCCCCTTTCTCTTGTGTTGAAGAATCTGATTTAGGTTTATTTAAGTCCATTTTGTAAGTGAGTTGAACATAGGACTGGTTCTGTTTTTTCGTAGAAAAGGCCTCTTTTTCATAGAAACCTCATTTCAATAATTGCAATTATCAGATCTGTCATCAATTAGTCTTGAATATTTACTGTATTTGGACTAAGACTTAAATCTTCATGAATACTATTTCAAGAATTGCTATTATCAGATCTGTCATCAAGACTCTTGATTATGGATACAATTTAAGAAATTACAAGTGCTCATTGATATTTACTGTATTTGGATTAAGCCCTAAATCCTCATGTGTTCATTTACTTGTGGTTTAGGTGTTTGGAAGAAGGTGCCGAGGACTTCTTGATGAAGCCCGTGCAGCTCTCGGATGTGGAGAGATTGAGGGATTTCATGTTGAGAGGAGGGGAGGAGGAGAGGGAGGTTGGGCGCAAGAGGAAGACGCCCGATGATTCTTGCGACTGCCGGCCTCTCAGGAAGCGGCCGACACTGCTCGCGACCGCCTGTTCCTCGAAGTTTAGGGCCCTAGAGGAGCCTGTGATTGTGCATGAAAGTTGAGACTGGAAAAATGTGGATGCTGATTTTTTGGATGGTTGGTGCTGCCTcggtttttctatttttgaacaTTATTAGATTCTTAGAAATTTAGGAAAATAGGGATGGGATGATTTTCTGGTAAATAGTTGAATCTGTATCTGTTCTGTGTAAGCTGACAATTGACAATGGAAGCTTCACTGCTATTTAGTGTGTATTTGGCATAACTGAAATTTTTGTAGATCTCTCTTTAGAAAAGGAGTGTCTATTTGCAGAAGATAACTATTCCTTTGTTTATTTACCACAAGTGGAAATGTGGTTCGAATCGATCCCAATTTTTCATATACAAaccaaagtaaaaaaaaaagataaaagaaaaaggaacgAGCTCTAGTAATGTGgatgataattttttatataattttgtttggaAAATCTGATTTGTTGTTGTTCCATGTTTACTTATTAAGATTGATTTTGTGGAGATTTCCACAAATAATGCTAATTTTATTACTCACGGTTTGAATATATAATTTCTAATTAAATTTTAGTTATTCCCTACCATGAAATATGAACAAATATTTGAATACAAACATCAAGACATTTAGTTTGTACTATGTGTACTTGTGAGTGGTGAGGtgttagagcacccgcaacgcgggccgcccGCGTTCCGCGTTTCGTGCCGCGGGAACGGAACcggcgcgcgacgcgttgcggaggTGCGTTCCGTCTCCGTGTCGTGCCCATGCCGTCgccgcgagacgcggcacggcttgtgtcgccacgcgcttcggcgacgtggctcgccctgcgtcgtgcgtgacgcccactcgccggcccgcgagtgggcgtcgtcacgctgacgcaataaattcatttttttaaatgagttttaaaaaaaatatttttatttataaaaattgttttttatatttaaaaacaatttttacaaataaatgaatactagaaattcgtattagcccatatatatttgatgggcatgcgaatttatgaaactcattcttggttgtctctcttttatagagacatctttgaatgtttcatgttccactttcgatgtgggacaaactcattcttgattatctctattttatagagacatccttgaatgttttatgttccactttcgatgtgggacaaactcattcttggttatctctattttatagagacatccttgaatgttttatgttccactgtgggacaaactcattcttggttatctctattttatagagacatccttgaatgttttatgttccactttcgatgtgtggcaaacttattcttggttgtctctataaaattgtattttaaattatgtcattttttattttttttggattttttatttttttttggattttaattatgtctttttcaatttttttgaattttaagttgtaatgttattttaattttaatgaagtgtgtttgttttaattgaattgggttggaaataaaaataaaaaatgaaattgaatgaatagtaatttaaggaacgaataagaaacggagggttgtaggtttcgttccttagttaaggaatggagtaaaaaagtacagtggggcccgcaaatagtagtttaaggaatggtttaggaacggtgggggaacaacgttgtggatggccttatttACTATCtccgtttttttaaaatagcatGTATTTCAATTTTGACTCATTCCTTACAATTCTAATATAGAAAACTTTTGAACAATATGTTATCCTTATagcataatattttatttacaattttactatcaataataaaaattttatatattatggatcctattatccactaacaatatttctcttatcttttatttctatattttatcAATAGTTTATTAAAATCCATATCATTTTAAAACTTAGTTATTTTAAAAGACAAGGTAGTAACAAAAAAGTCTCTCTCTCACTTCATGTgtatttaattgtaaattaattctAGATAAACTATGATAGCAACTTATGGTggataatataaaaaaaactgtttggtcatgtttggttgtcaggattctgcttgaaaaattaatttgatttcttaaattttaaatttctgtgtttgttttggtttttagTCAATCTGGGAAAATACTCAAAATCcgagaacaaggaaagttagtacaactttccaggattctaaATCCTAACtattcttaggtattcttttttttcttacatatttaatgcaatatagtatagtttttttattatttataatattttaaaaataatttaaaattataaattatacttgGTACTTAATTTCAGTATTATAAATAACTACAATTAAAACTATcgtaattataactatatttataatatttcataatagtaattaataatttattaaatgattaaaatataattatatactccctccgtcccctattaattgtcactttttttcatttcggtccgtccctcaataattgtcacacttcatttttaccataaatggtaagtaggtcatacattctactaactcacttcactcacattttattataaaaccaacataaaaaagtgggtctcacattccactaactttttcaatcaacttttatttacatttcttaaaacccgtgcccgatCAAAGAGtaacaattaatcggggacggagggagtaatataaatcgtataataaataattattattatattttataaattaataattaatcaataaagtcgtattgaaatttttaattataatttttttcaattataatatacgtaaatatttttataataataatatttattattataataaatgaGTATAATACTCTATGTAactataattacaattatattattatatattatgatggaaaATCCATATTTAATCTATCCATCatcataataaatataataatataataaatattatttgtaattaataaattttttaaaattttatattattattattttttataaataaagaagtaataagtatattttttagtttggtgtttaaattaaaatataaatttaaaatcttgatattttccaaacacatgaaagtaaagttactaggaatcatattccgggattcattttcccaggaattattttccttgccaactttacttttccgtcaaccaaacatggtCTTTAAGTTATTTAAAATGAAGATTTTCATATACTTTTATGGGACATAAGGAATATATCATTACAAGACGGagaatttcatttctactcTCAACTTTTTGATTAATCAGTGTAAATGGAGGAGAATTTGGTCCGAAATGGGCCTCTACTAATATAAAACACATGTTTTGtcaaatttttttatgaaagtGTGAACCAACTTTAGCATGAAAAACCAACCACTTCAGCTGAGCACTTTCCCAGAAATTTCGAAGAAACACATAAATTCCAAACACTTTTTGCTTTCTCATCTCATTTTGAACACTCTCAAGTCCAGCAAGAATCCAAGTCAATGAAGatcatcaccatcatcatcatcatcattatccaTCCAATTACAGCAACTTCCACACACCTTCATCCCAATATATCTAAATCCCAGTTTCAAGCATCTCTTCACCATTTGATCCTCAACTTGTTCACAAACTTTCAGAGGAGAAGATGGTTGAAGAGAGGCTAGGTGAGAGGATAGGTTTGAGGGAGGATGTGATTCAAAGGGCTTGCAAATTGTCCATGAAGGCTCATGACAAGGGGAAGCCATACCTCCACGAAAAAACCCGGGGCACCACCGATGTTTTGTT is part of the Salvia splendens isolate huo1 chromosome 22, SspV2, whole genome shotgun sequence genome and encodes:
- the LOC121787737 gene encoding two-component response regulator ARR5-like, which produces MAVEDIGSGCSSSGDQEFHVLAVDDSIIDRKVIERLLKISCCKVTAVDSGSRALQYLGIDGERSSLGFDELKVNLIITDYSMPGMTGYELLKKIKGSTKLRQIPVVIMSSENILARIDRCLEEGAEDFLMKPVQLSDVERLRDFMLRGGEEEREVGRKRKTPDDSCDCRPLRKRPTLLATACSSKFRALEEPVIVHES